The Pyrus communis chromosome 8, drPyrComm1.1, whole genome shotgun sequence region TGTATCTGCATCAATAAacctttccttttattttattttttctgctAAAGTGGATTTAAAACATTTGAATAACCTGATCGGCCTTTTCCTGTGTCTTTCTTTTTCCGCACGATCTTTATCAGTTTCATTATTCCAAGCTAAAGTATTCGAATATATCTGACTTAACCTGCTAACATGGATTTAAACCATTTGATACAGAAGTCTGAATACTGCTAACTGTTTATGTCAGGATCCCGTTTGTGGGAGCGCACATTGTGCCCTTGCATCATACTGGTGCAAAAAACTTGGAAAGTCTGATGTTTTTGCTTATCaggcactctctctctctctctctctctctctctctctctctctggtattataaaaacctcaatcctcTCATACGTTGATGTTTACTTTCAGGCATCACCTCGAGGGGGAGCAATAAACGTTCATCTAGATGAGCAAAATCAAAGGGTACTGCTGCGAGGAAAAGCTGTTATTGTGATGGAAGGAACTGTTTTAGCTTGAAGTTGgagttaattttattttgaagtaTAAACATTTGAATAAATGACTCAATTTGAAGGGGAAAGAATTATTatatttgaattaaataaatttgagcAAATTAGTTAGGTGCGCCTTTATTTTTCAATTCGAAATTTGTATCCCTGAGTTCTTCATCTTGGCATCTTGAAAGGTGCTACTGCTGCTCAACTTTCTTCTCAGCTGAGCTGCTGaagtctctgtctctctgtctctctctctcacatattCTTCCTGTGTGTATATGATGCGTGCAAGTAGTGTTTGAATTTAATGCTGAAATGGATGAGTGCGGGTGGACGCGTTCACTGACTGACTTAGCTGTCAAAGGGGAACCCAGCAGCAGTTTGCTTGCTGGAGGAAGACAGAGACGACCAGTAGTTGCAGGCAGTGGCCTCAGAGTTCAATCTCTACGAGACATGTTACTTTACTCAGCTCACTGACCCGGACACAGCGCCTAGGTTCGGTCTCAGATAGTTTCACACCTTCTAGTGAGGTCGGAGCTCATCTCTGTTTAGTGTTTCCTTCCAATTTCCACTCGTAATACAAATCGATCGATCTTCGTAGTTCCTCTGGTTTTATGGTTTAAACTCATATCACAGTTTATAATAACAAGGTTGAAATATAAAATCCACGCAACAATTCGAGTGTCTAAGATCCAAATCTTCGGCAGCCACGAATTCAGTAACATTGGTCCTTCACTCTTGCAGTGTATATATTTACTTGAAAAGCAAACTTTTCGTGTAACTCAGGTTTCTCTAAGTTTGATATCAAGCTATCTAGTCTGAAAACTTGAATCCCTTTTGCAGGTTGAGCTTTGTGGCCATGCAGCATTAGCTGCTTCGTACACTCTCTTTAAGTCTGGTTTGATATTTTCCGACATGatcgcgttttcaactttgtctgGAATCCTAACAGCTAAAAAGGTTCTAGATGTTAAGACAGCCAATGGTGAAGCACAAGAATCCTCCTATTTCATTGAACTGCACCTTCCTGCTGCCCCGTCTAATGAATTCAACTCTGATGAGGTTTCGGTTTATCTCCACACGTTGAATGGCGCTTTTCTATCATTGAAAGAAGGAGGGCAACTGTCACAGGATGATCTACTTGTAGGTCATGCAATCCTTCCAGGAACCTGCATTTTCGGTTCcatattgaagatgaacaaACAAGGAATGTGGTGATTCCATTTCCATCTGGTTAATGTGTTAATAAAGTGGGGCATCATGTGTTGTATGTAACCTTGTGAATTACACCATGTAAATTACCAGCTCACTTTGCCCTGATCATCTACTACAAGTAGTTCATTGATCTCTCTAGGATTTGTACTCTGTAAAGATTATGTCAGAATGTACTATTTCCGTTGCTCAATGAATGAAGTTGATTGCAAGAACTCGATTTTTCGCTTTGCGTGTTGTATTTTCAACAGCAAAACTGATTGGTGAAAGCTAAAGTGTTCATACAGTTTGAATTTGAAACGACACACGAACCAGTACAATCATAAAAGGAATTAACTTGGCTCCTCGATGGATGATGATGAGTTCCTCCTTAAAGTAATTTGTGGGTGAATCACGGAATTTCATACTTACGGGTTGGAACTGTTTctattataaatcactctgtaatgtaaaaaattagtaaaagatGAGATCGGCCATCTTGTCTCTTGTCTCTTGCATCTCTAGGTTTTAATTTTCATCTCGTGTTGGACTGTGATTTGTTGGTATGGAAAAAAATGTTCTTGCACGCAAAATGCCTCCTATTTTccacataaaaaaaatcataggaTATGATATGAAGGAAGAAAAATCCCATACATCTTAAGATGCCAACTATTTTCCACATGGAATTCCCAGTTGATGTTGGCTGCGGTTGGAAACTGCTTTAGCATTTCTACTTAAAAGTGCTTTGTGATTTGCTTTTACCAAAAGCgcttttgttttaaaactctttACCCAGCCGCGAAGAGTagtatagagagagagagagagagagagagagagagagagagagagagcgagctaCTTTCCAGGTCTTTGCTCAACAATCATTTCGATTTTCCATTCCAATTCCATGGCGAAGAAAGCTGTGAAATACTCAgtggtactctctctctctctctccctctctctctctctctctcttctgtgtGTATGAATTGAGTGTTTGAATTTGCTGGTTGCAGGTGGACGCGTTCACAGACTCGGCTTTCAAAGGGAACCCAGCAGCGGTTTGCTTGCTGGAGGAAGAAAGAGACGACCAGTGGCTACAGGCCGTGGCCGCCGAGTTCAACCTCTCCGAGACATGTTACTTGACTCGGCTCACTGAGTCTGACTCAGCTCCTCGGTTCGGTCTCAGATGGTTCACTCCTTCCAATGAGGTATGAACTCACCTTTCTTCAATTCAACGCTTTCATTCATATCATATCAATCTTTACACGTTCCTTAGTTTCCAAGTGTTCAACTTTCATCTGGGTCGATATGGAATCCACCAAAAGATTTGAGTGTATAGAAAACAGCCAGGAATTCAGTTTAAATTTGTTCCTTTTAGGCTTTTAGCACACGGGTTTATTTAAAAGTGTAACTGGGTAGTTAAAGCAGTTGGAAAAGTGCTTCTGGGTTGTAAAATCACTTggattttattaaaatttggacGTGCTTCTACTAATTGCGCTTCGAGCAAAAAGGTTTATGAGTGGAAGTGTTTTCTAGATAAGCATTTCAAACGGGCCTTTAACTCAATTTTCTCTAAATTAGATATTGAGAAATTCTTAATCTTAAATCTTAACCAATGTATGAAGTAGAAAGTTGGAATGATTGATCTTTAGAGTTTCCTTGGTTTCAAGTGTTTAACTTTTAAATGCACACGCTAACAAGattgtaattttaaatttaccCCAAAGTTTGATTTATTAGAAAGTAAAAAATGGTTCCTTTTTGGCATATGGATTTGTTTAAAACTGGTTCCTAAAGACACTTTCTGACAACGTTTGATGGGAAAACTTGAAATTGCCTATGGGTTGAACATAAAACACTTGGAAgaggttttatttttaaaagaagttGGACATGCTTCTAATAATAATGCTTATGAGCATAAGTACTTTCTAGAAAAGCATCTCCAAACGAGCCCTCACTCAAGTTTCTCTAAATTTTGATGTGATTATGTGGCTCTACTGAAGTGGTATTGCGAATGTCTTGATTTTGTCACCAGCGTATGAAGTAGCATATGCTTTCTTAATTGATCTTGAAAATTTGATTGCCTTTTGTTCAGGTTGAGCTTTGTGGTCACGCAACATTAGCAGCTGCATACACTCTCTTTAACTCTGGTTTGGTAAAGTCCGACATTATTGAGTTTGCCACATTATCCGGAATCCTAAAAGCTAAAAAGGTTCCAGATGTTAAGACAGCCAACGGTTTGAATACTCACAATGGGGAAGCACAAGAGTCCTATTTTGTTGAACTGAATTTTCCTGCCGACCCGTCTAATGAATTTAACTCTGGCGATGTTTCGGTAATCTCTAAGGCCTTAGATGGTGCTTCTATGGTTGAAATAAGGAGGACAACTGTCACAGATGATTTACTTGTAAGTCCTACAATCCTTCCAGAAACCTACATTTTCAATTCCCTATTATGCTTTCGATTGATAGAAGCGTATAAAACAACggacaaatttttattttattggattGCCTGTGCAGTCTAGCATGCACTCTTAAGTGATACTGGTTTCATTTTTCAAGGTTGTGCTTCCATCAGCAAAAGCTGTCACAGATTTACAGCCGCAGTTAGATGCGATTCGACAATGTCCAGGGTCTAGTGGAGTGATCATTACAGGGATTGCTCCTCCGGAATCTGGATATGATTTTTACAGTAGATTCTTTTGTCCCAAACATGGGATTGATGAGGTAAGCAGCTTGCATTGTTCTCTCAGCAAGTTTCTCTCAAGTGCCTGATACCTGGTGCCAAATGCTGTTGCTATGTTAGATGAGGAGATTATGTATCTGCATCAATAAGCCTttccttttttcaattttttttttttcctgctaaAGTGGATTTAAAACATTTGAATAACCTGATTGGCCTTTTCCTGtgtctttctttttctgcaCGATCTTTGTCAGTTTCATTATTCCAAGCTAAAGTATTGGAATATATCTGACTTAATCTGCTAACATGGATTTAAACCATTTGATACATAAGTCTGAATACTGCTAACTGTTTATGTCAGGATCCCGTTACTGGGAGCGCACATTGTGCTCTTTCATCATACTGGTGCAAAAAACTTGGAAAGTCTGATGTTTTTGCTTATCaggcactctctctctctctctctctctctctctggtattataaaaacctcaatcctcTCATACGTTGATGTTTACTTTCAGGCATCACCTCGAGGGGGAGCAATAAACGTTCATCTAGATGAGCAAAATCAAAGGGTACTGCTGCGAGGAAAAGCTGTTATTGTGATGGAAGGAACTGTTTTAGCTTGAAGTTGgagttaattttattttgaagtaTAAACATTTGAAATAAATGTCTCAATTTGACGGGGAAAGAACCATTatatttgaattaaataaatttgagcAAATTAGTTAGGTGTgcctttaatttttcatttcgaAATTTGTATCCCGAGTTCTTCATCTTGGCATCTTGAAAGGTGCTACTGCTGTTCAACTTTCTTCTCAGCTGAGCTgctgaactctctctctctctctctctctctctctctctcacatattCTTCCTGTGTGTATATGATGCGTGCAAATAGTGTTTGAATTTAATGCTGAAATGGATGAGTGCGGGTGGATGCTTTCACTGACTGACTTAGCTGTCAAGGGGAACCCAGCAGCAGTTTGCTTGCTGGAGGAAGACAGAGACGACCGGTAGTTGCAGCCAGCGGCCTCAGAGTTCAATCTCTATCTCTCCGATACATGTTACTTGACTCAGCTCATTGACTCGGACACAGCTCCTAGGTTCGGTGTTTCCTTCCAATTTCGGCTCATAAAACATCGTTATAGTTTCTctggttttaagttttaaactcATCACTGTTTATAATAACAAGGTTGAAATATAAAATCCACGCAACAATTCGAGTGTCTAAGATCCAAATCTTCGGCAGCCACGAATTCAGTAAAATTGGTCCTTCACTCTTGCAGTGTACAGATTTACTTGAAAAGCAAACTTTTCACGTAACTCAGGTTTCTCTAAGTTTGATATCGAGCCATCTAGTTTGAAAACTTGATTCCTTTTTGCAGGTTGAGCTTTGCGGCCATGCAACATTAGCTGCTTCATACACTCTCTTTAAGTCTGGTTTGACATATTCCGACATTatcgcgttttcaactttgtctgGAATCCTAACTGCTAAAAAGGTTCTAGATGTTAAGACAGCCAATGGTGAAGCACAAGAATCCTCCTATTTCATTGAACTGCACTTTCCTGCTGCCCCGTCTAATGAATTCAACTCTGATGAGGTTTCGGTTTATCTCCACGCCTTGAATGGCGCTTTTCTATTAATGAAAGGAGGGCAACTGTCACGGATGATCTACTTGTAAGTCATGCAATCCTTCTAGGAACCTGCATTTTCAGTTCCATATTATCCTTTCAATCAATATAAGCTTATAACTTTTCCTTTCTGATGGTTCTGTTTccttcttgtttcattttccgCAAGGCTGTGCTTCAATCAGcaaaagtggttgcagatttacAGCCACAGCCTGATGCAATAAAAAAATGTCCGGGGTCTGGGGGAGTCCTTGCAACAGCGATTGCTTCCCCAGAGTCCGGGTATGATTTTACATTAAATTCTTTGCCCCTAAACAGTGTGAATGAGGTATGCTGCTTGCTCACTTATCATTTTCCGGTATTGTGAGAaaactaca contains the following coding sequences:
- the LOC137742265 gene encoding uncharacterized protein, whose protein sequence is MAKKAVKYSVVDAFTDSAFKGNPAAVCLLEEERDDQWLQAVAAEFNLSETCYLTRLTESDSAPRFGLRWFTPSNEVELCGHATLAAAYTLFNSGLVKSDIIEFATLSGILKAKKVPDVKTANGLNTHNGEAQESYFVELNFPADPSNEFNSGDVSVISKALDGASMVEIRRTTVTDDLLVVLPSAKAVTDLQPQLDAIRQCPGSSGVIITGIAPPESGYDFYSRFFCPKHGIDEDPVTGSAHCALSSYWCKKLGKSDVFAYQASPRGGAINVHLDEQNQRVLLRGKAVIVMEGTVLA